The window CACTGGGCGCTGACATCAGAACAACAGGCTGACAAAGTTCGGCCCCGCCTGCGGGCAGACGGGGCCGAAAACGTACGTACCGAATCAGGCGGGCAGCACGACGACGAAGCGCTGCGGCTCCTCGCCCTCGGACTCGCTGCGCAGGCCCGCCGACTTGACCGCGTCGTGGACGACCTTGCGCTCGAACGGGGTCATCGGCTTCAGCTTGACGGGCTCGCCGGTGCTCCTGGCCTCGGCCGCCGCCTTGGCGCCCAGCTCGGAGAGCTCGGCGCGCTTCTGGGCGCGGTAGCCCGCGATGTCCAGCATCAGACGGCTACGGTCACCGGTCTCGCGGTGCACGGCCAGGCGCGTGAGCTCCTGAAGCGCCTCGAGCACCTCGCCCTCCCGGCCGACGAGCTTGTTCAGGTCGCGGCCGCCGGAGTCGCTGATGATCGAGACAGAGGCACGGTCGGCCTCGACGTCCATGTCGATGTCGCCGTCGAGGTCTGCGATGTCCAGCAGACCTTCCAGGTAGTCCGCCGCGATCTCGCCCTCTTGCTCCAGGCGGGTCAGGGTGTCGCCACCCTCGGAGGCGGTGGAGGTGGTGCCTTCCGTCACGGGAGGAACTCCTTCTTACTTCTTGGACGGGGACTTGGGGCGCTGCTGGCCCTTGCGCTGACCGGACTGGGCCTTGCTGCGACCACCGGTGCCGGGCTTGGGCGCGGCCTTCTTGGCAGCAGCAGCCGGCTTGGCGTCCTCCGGCTGGTCGGACTTGCTCAGCGAGGTGGGCTCGGTCTGCTCGTCGTCGTCGATGCTCTTCGCACCGCCGGACTGACGCTGGGCCTTGCTCTGACGCTTGGGCTGCTGGCGCTTGGGCGTGCCAGGCGTGGGCGTACCGTCCTCGGCCGTGGCCACGGCGGAGACCTCACTCTTGACCACGGTGCCGTCGGTCTGGGCCGCGAGGCCCTCCTTGCCGAGGCCGGTGATGAACTTCCGCTCGTGCTCGTTGCGATCGCGGCCCTTGGCGACGATGGCCTTGACGATGGCGCGCTCGCGGCGGTTGCGCGTCTTGCCGTGCCGCGTGACGTGCTTGAAGAGGCGCTCCAGGTAGGCGGCCTGCGCCTTGGA is drawn from Streptomyces bottropensis ATCC 25435 and contains these coding sequences:
- a CDS encoding protein jag, which codes for MTEGTTSTASEGGDTLTRLEQEGEIAADYLEGLLDIADLDGDIDMDVEADRASVSIISDSGGRDLNKLVGREGEVLEALQELTRLAVHRETGDRSRLMLDIAGYRAQKRAELSELGAKAAAEARSTGEPVKLKPMTPFERKVVHDAVKSAGLRSESEGEEPQRFVVVLPA